The genomic window ACTCGATGTACTTCCTGCCTTCGGGAAGTGCTGCATACACCCAATTTATGGACAACGACCAGCAGAGCATAGTGAGCCACCTTGACTCGCTTGGCTACGAGACTATAGCCTTCACCTGCTGCCGCAGAGGTCTTTGGAAGATAGAGAACGCCTACGAGCGTTTAGGCTTTGACACCTGCTTCTTCAAAGACAACATAAACATGAAGAACATAGAGTACGTTGACGGCAACATCGCTGACATCAGCCTTTATGAAAGGCTCTTTGAGGAGTATGACAAGAGAAAGGACGGCGACAGCCAGTTCTACTGGATAACCACCATGCAGAACCATGCCCCCTACACAGAACACCTGACCGAACCTGTCACCCTCAACTCGCCCAAGAGCGACCAGGCAGAGAGCTACTTAAACTCTATCTACGAATCTGACAGGGCTATAGGCGAGCTGATAAAGCACTTTGAGAACGTTGACGAGGACGTTGTCATCGTAATGTTCGGCGACCACTATCCGCACATCGCAGGCTACTACGACGAGATGCTCGGCCAGAACATCAACGACCTGCCGATAGAGGACTTCTGCCGCTCGCACCAGACACCTTACTTCATCTGGTCAAACTTCGACTCGGAGAGCCGTGAGGACAGCGAGATAAGCCTCAACTACTTAAGCCTTGAGCTTATGGACATATGCGGCCTGCCCAAGAGCGGCTACATGAACTTCCTTGAGGAGCAGAGGCAGAACCTGCCGATAATCACATCCTTCGGTTACGTTGACGGCGACGGCAAGTGGCACAAAAAGAGCGATTCGGCTGACGACGACACCGAGGAAATGAAGAAGTACCGCTACTTACAGTATTACAGGATATTTGATGAGAAGAACAACAAGGTACAGCAGGCTTCATAACAATTAAATACCGAACGTTTTGCCCCGGAGCATTTAAAAGTGCTCCGGGGCGCTTTGTCAGTTAACAGTTATCAGTTAACAGTTAATAGTTATGGTGCGCCTGCGGCGCAATATGCCCATTCGGGCGTGTTACCGAAGGGTCGCCCCGTGCCTGCGCAGCTGGCATCACCCTTTCGCAGCAGCGGCAATACCTCTGTAACCCCCGATTTGCAGAGGTAAAACAGGGCTTTTTTGCGCCTGTATCTATGAACTTTTTGTTAAACTTTCAAAGTATACGTTTACATCATTTTTTTAAACGTTTTCACCTGTCAGGGGGGGCTTGATTATTTTTTCAAAATATGCTTTAATAGTTTATGGAGATATTCCAAGGGAAAGATCTTACAAAAATTAAGTGATAAAAATTTATGAAAGGCGGAGTTAAAATGAGCGTAAAGATCATTAACGGCGAGTCGATACCGAACATCCCGTGGCAGGACAAGCCCGAGGGCTGCAACGATGTAGTATGGAGATATGATGCAAACCCGATAATCAAGAGAGATCATCTTAAGATGTCAAACTCTATCTTCAACAGCGCTGTTGTTACATTCAACGGCAAGTTCGCAGGCGTGTTCAGAGTTGATGACAAGCAGAGAAACATGGAGCTGCACGTTGGCTTCTCGGACGATGCTATACACTGGAACATCAGCGAGGAAAGAATAGTTTTCGAGCAGGCTGACAAGTCTACCGAGGACGTTAACTCCTGGGGCTACGGCTATGACCCGAGAGTTTGCTTTATAGAGGACAGATACTGGGTAACCTGGTGCAACGCTTACGGCTGGAAGCCTACTATCGGCGTTGGCTACACATATGACTTCAAGACATTCTATCAGTGCGAGAACGCATTCCTCCCCTTCAACAGAAACGGTGTTCTCTTCCCGAGAAAGATAAACGGCAAGTACGTTATGTTCTCCCGTCCTTCTGACTCAGGCCACACACCTTTCGGTGATATGTACATCTCGCAGTCGCCCGATATGAAGTACTGGGGCGAGCACAGGCACGTTATGGGGCCCCTCAAGGGCTGGGAGTCCAAGAAGATAGGCGCAGGCCCGATCCCGATCGAGACTGACGAGGGCTGGCTCTGCTTCTACCACGGCGTACTCGAGAGCTGCAACGGCTTTGTATACAGCTTCTCAGCTTGCATACTCGACAAGGACGAGCCCTGGAAGGTAAAGTACCGCTGCGCTGAGTACCTCATCAATCCCCGTGAGATGTACGAGACAGTAGGCGATGTTCAGAACGTAACATTCCCCTGCGCTACTCTCTGCGATGCTGACACAGGCAGGATAGCTATCTACTACGGCTGTGCTGACACCTGCGTAAGCCTTGCATTCACAACTGTTGACGAGGTAGTTGCATACGTAAAGAGCCATTCAAGCGTTTGATATTGCAGATGACGCCTAAATAATTATACACAAGCCCCCGGACTGTAATAAACAGTCCGGGGGTCTTGCGTTATAGGATATGTAAAGAGTGTAAATAATAGAATATGTAAAGAATGTGATAGTATAGACTATGTTTTTATCTTATGATGTATGATATAATACATAAACGTAATGACACGTTATTAGAAAATAAGTTAAGGTGATGCTATGTTCCAGTTCAAATGGCTATGGGAAAATATGAAGGGCAGCAGGAGAGGCTATATTATCGCACTTTGCCTCTCGATACTTTGCAATGCGCTTTATATCACCTCGCCGTATTTTCAGTCAAAGCTGATAGATACATTTATTTCAAACGACAATGCGATAGAAAACCTCAAAAACGACCGCTCGTATCTTTACTGGCTGCTTGCCGGCATGATAGGGCTCACGTTTATAAGGACTGTGTTTCAGTATGCGTGCAATATGTATTACGAAACAGCCTCGCAGGGCATGATATACAATATCCGCACAAAGCTTTTCCGCAGGATAGAAAACCAGGACATCGCCTTTTACGACCGCTTCCGCACAGGCGACCTTATGACAAGGCTCACAGGCGACCTTGACATGGTAAGGCACATGGTGTCGTGGGTCATCAAGGGCGCTGTCGAGAGCATTGCACTGTTTACTGCATCTATGGTGTATTTCTTCACTATCGACTATGCGACGGCGCTGTGCATACTGGCTATGACGCCGCTGATACTCATTATCAGGCGAAAGCTCTCGGCCTTCGCTGGGCCTGCTTACAGAGAGGTAAGAGAAAAGTCCTCTCAATTAAACACCGCAGCTCAGGAGAACATCTCTGGCAACCGTGTTGTAAAGGCCTTTGCAAGAGAGGAGTTTGAGAAGGAGAAATTCCGCAAGCGTGACGAGGAATACCGCAAGGCCAACATAAAGGCTGCAAAGGTATGGCTCAAATACCAGCCGTTTATCGACGTGCTTGCAGGGTCTCTGAGTGTCGTGCTGCTGCTCGCAGGCGGTTACTTTATGATACAGCGCCACCTGACAATGGGGCAGTATGTGGCTATATCAGGTCTTTTATGGGCGGTAAGCAACCCCTTAAGGAACTTAGGCGCTTACATAAACGACTTCCACCGCTTTGTGGCATCGGCAGGCAAGATAATCGAGATATACTACTTCGCACCGATGATAGTTGACCGTGAGGACGCAGACACGCCCACCGAGCGTCTTAAGGGCGACATAGAATTCAAAAACGTAAACTTCTCGATAGAGGGCAAGAGGATACTAAAAGACATAAGCTTCACCATAAAGGCCGGCGAGACTGTCGCTGTAATGGGGCCTACCGGCTGCGGCAAGACCTCGATGATAAACCTGATACCGAGATTTTACGACACAGACAGCGGAGAGGTGCTCGTTGACGGCAGGAACGTAAAGCTGCACCGTCTGCACTCGCTCCGCAAGAACATAAGCATAGCAACGCAGGACGTACTGCTCTATTCCGACACGATAGATTCAAACATAGCCTTCGGCGACAGCTCGCTTGACGAGGAGTATGTAAGAAAATGCGCAGAGCTTTCCTGTGCGAGCGAATTCATAGAAAGGCTGCCGGAGAGCTATGACACGATAGTCGGCGAAAGAGGCGTTGGTCTTTCGGGCGGCCAGAAGCAGAGGATATCGCTTGCCCGTGCGCTTGCTGTAAGGCCTTCGGTGCTCATTCTTGACGACACGACCTCGGCCGTTGACATGGAGACAGAGGCAGCGATACAGAAAGCGCTTGCCGAGGAGCTTGACTTTGAATGCACGAAGATGATAATAGCACAGCGCATATCATCAGCCAGAAATGCCGACAAGATAATCATTCTTGACAATGGCAGGATAGCCGACATAGGCACGCACGACGAGCTGATAAAGCGTGAGGGCTATTACAAGCAGATATATGATCTCCAGTGCGGCGAGCAGGAAGGGGCGGTGGTCTGAATGGCAAGGAACAGATACGACATTGACGAACAGCTTGAAGCCCCCTTTGACTTCACCCACTTAAAGCGCTCATACAGATACATCAGAAAATACAAGGGCAAGATGATACTTGCGCTCGTGCTGAGCATATTTGCGGCGATAACGGGGCTTATAGCACCGCTCATCACAAAGCACGCACTTGATGTGACGATACCTGAGAAAAACGTCGGCGAGCTGGTTTTACTGGCACTGCTCGTGCTTATATTCAACATAGTAAGTGTCGCCCTCGGCAACATACGCTCACGCATCATGACAGTTGTCGGGCAGAACATTATCTTTGATATAAGAGAGGATCTGTTTGCGCACCTACAGGAGCTCCCCTTTACCTACTACGACGACAGGCCGCACGGCAAGATACTCATAAGAGTAATAAACTATGTAAACTCGGTATCCGATATGCTGTCAAACGGCATCATCAACTTCATCATGGAAATACTCAACATGGTATTCATACTCGTTTTCATGCTGATAGTCGATGTAAGGCTGACACTTGTTGCGCTGTCGGGTCTGCCGCTGTTCATGCTGGTTATGTTTGCGATAAAGAAGCATCAGCGCCGTGCATGGCAGGACGTTTCAAACAAGAGCTCGAACATGAACGCATACCTGCAGGAGAACATCACCGGCGCACGCATCACGCAGGTGTTCACCCGTGAGGAGGAGAATGCGCAGATATACGACAATCTCAACAAGAAATACCGCAAGAGCTGGATGAGGGCGGTAAAGTTCTCAAACCTTGTATGGCCGGCGACCGACAACATATCGACGCTGGTAAGGGCTGCGATGTTTGTAGTCGGGCTTCTCGTACTTGACCCGGCGACGGTGTCTCTCGGCACGCTTTCGGCGATGACGGGCTATGCTTCACGCTTCTGGCAGCCGATAATGAGCATATCTAACATCATAAACACATTTATAAACAACATAGCATACCTCGAAAGGATATTTGAAACGCTCGACGAGCCTGTGACCATAACCGACAAGGAGGGTGCAACAGACATCGGCGTTATCGAGGGCAATGTGAGCTTTGACAGTGTCACCTTCGGCTACGAGGAGGGCATAGATGTGCTCAAGGACATATCGTTTGACGTTAAGGCCGGGCAGAGCGTGGCTCTTGTAGGGCCGACAGGTGCAGGCAAGTCAACTATCGTCTCGCTGATATCACGCTTTTACGACATCGACAAGGGCAGGATAACCATTGACGGCACAGACATAAGCGAGGTAACGCTAAAGAGCCTGCGCTCGCAGATGGGCATAATGCTTCAGGACAGCTTTATATTCTCAGACAGCATACTTGAAAACATACGCTACGGCAGGCTCGATGCTACCGACAGGGAGATAAAGGAGGCCGCAAAGGCCGTCTGCGCCGACAGCTTCATAAGGACGATGTCTGACGGCTACGAAACGCAGGTAAACGAGCGTGGCTCGAAGCTCTCGGGCGGCGAGAAGCAGCTGATATCCTTTGCGAGAACGCTGCTTTCTGACCCGAAGATACTCGTACTTGACGAGGCGACCTCATCAATAGATGCGAAGACAGAGGTACTTGTACAAAAAGGCCTTGCAGAGCTTCTTAAGGGCAGGACTTCGTTTATCATAGCGCACAGGCTGTCAACGATAAGAAACTGCGATATGATAATGTTCATAGACGCTCAGGGCATTGTCGAGCAGGGCTCACACGATGAGCTCATGGCAAGAAAGGGCGCATACTACGAATTATACACGGCACAGACCTGATGCCCTTACGGGCAGTTAACAGGTAACAGGTAACAGGTAACAGTTAAGGTGTCCTGCTTACGCAGGACAGATGTCCATTCGGGCTTATACCCGGAAAATGCCTGCCAAAAAAACAATCAAAAAAGGTATCGGTTTACAGACGATGATCTAAATATCATCGTAAGAGCCGATACCTTTATTTTTCACTATTCTTTATTATTTATTATTTTTTATTTTAGCAGCGGCGATAGCCGATGCGCTCTTTATGCGTAGCATCTTGCGATTATATATGCTGTATATGCGCAGTAGCAGGATACCATTATGATGCCCTCGATGCGTGAGGTGCTCTTGCCGGTCTTGGCAAAGCAGAAGGTCATTACCGAAACGGCTATGAGTATAGCTGCATCTATCAGAAGATCCTTATCGACTGCTATAGGCGAGAGGGTCGATGCGATACCGAGGATAAAGAGGATATTGAATATCGACGAGCCGACTGCGTTGCCTATCGCAATGCCGGAGTTGCCCTTCTTTGCAGCGACTATACTTGTCACAAGCTCAGGCAGCGAGGTGCCGATAGCAACTATCGTAAGGCCTACGAGCGTCTTGCTCATGCCGAAGTTCTCGGCTATCTTTGATGCGTTGTCTACTACCATATCGCCGCCGAACATTATCGCAGCAGCTCCGCCTATGATATATATGATACTCAGCCATATGGGGATTATCTTAAGCTCCTCATCATCCTGCCCTGACTTAAGAGCCGAGCGGACGAGCACGATTATATAGGCAACTATGCCTGCAAGAAGTATGATACCCTCATATCTTGCGACCTTGAGTCCTATCATTGCAACAAACATCAGTATTGAGCAGGCGATGTTCCAGAACATATCACGCCCGAGTATTTCCTTTGGCGAGGGCACGGGCTTGATTATTGCACATATGCCTATTACCATGAGCAGGTTGAAGATATTCGAGCCGATGACGTTACCGAGCGAGATATCTGCATTGCCCGAGAGGCCTGCCGATATGCTGACCGCTGCCTCGGGGCAGCTGGTGCCGATAGAAACGATAGTCAGACCCACTATAACAGAGGGGACTTTGAGGATACCTGCAACTGAGGAAGCGCCGTCTACAAAGAAATCAGCGCCCTTGATAAGCAGGACAAAGCCGACTATCAGCAGAAGATACATCATATATTTATCAGATCCTTTCTTTTGCAGCAGGACATAAAAATCAAGACTCCTACTGCACAACAAAAATGCGGTAAAAGTCTCGTCATAATGAAAACACCCCCTGCCGCCCGGCTCGTAAAGAGCGTGCTGACGAACGACAGGACGAAAGGAAAGACCTTTCGCTGACTACTCCCAATTATCAAGGAAATTATAACACATTGTCAGTCAATTGTCAAGGATTTTTTATGTCCGTGGAGATGTATGCTTAGTCTTTGCAAAATACTGTATAATTCTGTTAATATTTGTTACAATTTTGACATTGCATTATCAGGAAAATGGTGCTATAATAAATCGTATATAAATAAAACATCAAACCAAAAGGAGACAACTATGATTACTCACATTTTAAAGGCTGTATGCGTGCTTTGCACGGCGGCGTGTGCGGCGGCGGCTTTTGCTTCGTGCGGTGACAGCTCATCATCAGGTTCTTCGGGATCATCGGGCTCATCATCGGGCTCGTCTCATATAAGCCATGAGTCAGGCAGCACGTCTGACGGGCAGCAGGAGGAGCTCACGGCAAAGGAGTACATCGACAAGGTGCTCGAAAACTTCCCGGATCACTTATTTGACACGACAACTGCCAAGGGCGACACGGCGGCAGACGGGTTCGATGCCTACTGCAAGAAGCTGTATCTCGGCACGATGCCTGACGATCTTTCAGACGGTGCGATAAGCTACGCTACGCAGGGCGGCAATGCTGACGAGGTGTCGGTCTTAAAGGCAGCCGACCCCGACAAGCAGTCAGAGCTCACAGACATACTGAAACAGCGGCTCGATATGCGCCACCACGACTTTGAAGGCTACAAGCCCGAGGAGCTGCCGAAGATAGAAAAAGCAAAGATATTCGAGGCAGGCGGCTACAGCATTCTCGTTATAGCAGACAATGCCGAAGACATTGAAAAGGCCTTTGAGGAGACCGCAGGCAACTGACGGATCATAGGAGAAATGACAAAGGAGATATGACAAATGAAAAAGGCACTGGTATTCAGCGTATGTCTCGGGCTGGTAATATCGCTCTCAGGATGCTCGAAGGCAGAGAGCAGCGAGGTTTCCAAGGAAGAAAGCAGCTCGTCCGCAGCAGCTTCGCAGGAGGATAACGTAGAGCTGTTAAAGAGGATAGACGACCAGCAGAAGCTGATAGACGAGCAAAGCAAAAAGCTCGACAAGGCTGAGGAGATACTCAACAAGATGTTTGCTCCGGAGGGAACGCAGAGCGTATTCTCCGAGGATTTTGACATAAACGAGCTAAGCTCCCTGAGCGGTGATGTTCACCCGATATACGACGACACGGCTGTAGTTGAAGCATACAAGAGCGGTGATGACTCAAAGCTGACAGACGACAAGGACAAATTCATTCTCAAAACGGCTGCCAAGGCCATAAAGGACAACATCAAGGACAAGATGACCGACTTTGAGAAGGAAAAGGCTATATACGACTATGTTTTCTCGCAGGGGCGCTATGACGAGGGCAACCTTGCGGCTATCCCCCACACGGCAGATTACAGCCACACCCCCTACGGCGTACTGCACGACCACACGGCCATTTGCGTCGGCAATGCCACGACCTTCAAGCTGTTTATGGATATGCTCGGTATCGACTGCAAGATAATCCACTCGACAGAGACAGGCGAGCACGCTTGGAACATGGTTAAGTTAGACGATGAATGGTATCACGTTGACATAACCTTTGACGGCGGCTCTGCAAAGCCTGCTTACTCACAGTTCAACGTCACAGACGAGACCAAGGAGCAGGCCGGCTATCCGTGGAGCAGGGACGAATTCCCGGAGGCCAAGAGCGTAAAATACAACTTTGCTGTAATGAACGCAAAGAAGGTAGACTCCTTCTACGACACAGCAGCGCTTTTCCAGAAGGCGATAAAAGACAAGAAGCAGTTCTGCTACTTCAAGCTGAAGCTCACCGACACCGAAAAGAAGACCGAGGGCGTGGCTTACTACTACAACTCGATAATGTCTGAGATAGGCTATCAGATAGGCGGCGGTGTATGCGACTGCAACGCCATACAGGGCTTTGTAAATGACGGATACTACTACGGCGGCATCTCGATAGTTTATGCAGGCGAGTACCAAGCCGACCTGGAGGACGAAGGGCAGAGATACGACTTCTCAAGCATTCAGCTTGATTACGGCAAGCTATATGACAGCTACTTAAACACCTTCGGCGTCTCGATAGACACATCGCTTTTCAGCACTGAGTACAACGGTTAACGAACATATAAAAATAACCCCCGTGGGCTTTCATCACAAAGCCCACGGGGATACTTATTTTTATCAGCTTTCAGAGAGCATATCGCCCATATCGTACATACCGGCTTTTCTGCCTGCGAGGAAAACTGCGGCGTTTACCGAGCCTGCTGCGAAAACGCTCTTTGAGTGCGCCTCGTGCTTAAGGCTTATCACCTCGTCACGGCCTGCAAAGAGTATCTCGTGCTCGCCGACTATCGTGCCGCCTCTTACAGCGTGCATACCTATCTCCTGGGGCTTACGCTTTGCCCTTACCGAGTGGCGGTCATAAACGAGCTCGTAGCGGTCGTTTGCTTCCTCGTTTATTGCGTTTGCAAGCATTATAGCTGTGCCGGAGGGAGCATCTATCTTCTGGTTATGGTGCTTCTCTATTATCTCGATATCGAACTGCTCGCCGAGCACGCTTACTGCCTTTTTAGCAAGCTGTGCGAGAAGGTTTATACCGAGCGAGAGGTTGAATGTAAAGAACACGGGGATAACAGCAGCAGCCTCGTTTATCTGAGCTATCTGCTCCTTGCTGTAGCCTGTTGTTGCTATAACTACCGGCACGCTGAATGCCTTGCAGTAGTCAAGCAGGCTGTCAAGCGCTGCGGGGTTTGAAAAGTCGATGATGACATCGGGCTTTTCAGCGAGCTTTGTGTATGTATCAACTATCGGGAAATCAGCATACTGCTCCCCTGCTACGTCAACGCCTGCGATGACTTTGATATCGTCACGGTTTGCGCATATATCTGCGATAACTCTGCCCATTTTGCCGCAGGCACCGCTTATAACTACATTTGTCATTTTGATTACTTCCTTTCCGGATAACAGGTCACAGGTCACAAATGCCCATTCGGGCGTGTTTGGGAAAAGCATTCCTACGGTTAACAGGTAGTGTCGGATAAACAGACCGAATGGCCATAAGTCCTGCGCTGAGCAGAACACCATACTTGTTACCTGTTACTTGTTACTTGTTACCTGAGAATAGTCCTGTCAAGTCTTAAACTTATAAAACAGGGGCGGAAGACCGCCCCAATTGTCTTACTTTACCTTGCCTACAAGACCAAGCTCGTTCATCTTGGCTGTGAGCTTTGCTATCTTGTCGTCAGACATCTTTGTAAGAGGAAGTCTGCACTCGCCGGCCTTGAAGCCCATGATATTGAGAGCTTCCTTTACAGGTATCGGGTTTACGTCGCAGAAAAGGCCGTTTGAGTTTGCAAACTCTAAAACCTTGTTCATCTTTGCCTGTGCCTCGGGGAACTTGTTATCAAGGCAGAGGGCAGCTATCTCGTGAGTCTCGGCAGGCATAACGTTTGAAAGAACGGATATTACGCCCTTGCCGCCGAGAGCCATGATAGGAACTATCTGGTCGTCGTTGCCCGAGTAGATAGTAAGGTCATCGCCGCAGAGGGCTGCAACACGGGCTATCTGTGAGATATTGCCGCTTGCTTCCTTGACTGCCACGATATTCTCTACCTTTGCAAGCTCCTTTAATGTCTCAGGAAGGATATTCACACCTGTCCTGGAAGGAACATTATAAAGGATTATCGGGATATTTACAGCATTTGCGATAGTTGTATAGTGGATAATAAGACCCTGCTGTGAAGCCTTGTTATAGTAAGGCGAAACGAGCAGGAGTGCGTCAGCGCCGAGCGCCTCAGCGTCCTTTGAGAGCTTTACTGCGAAAGCTGTGTCGTTTGAGCCTGTGCCTGCGATAACAGGAACTCTGCCTGCTGTCTTCTCGACTGCATATTTGATGCAGGCAACGTGCTCTTCCTCGGTCATTGTTGCGCTCTCACCTGTTGTACCGCAGATGATGATAGCGTCTGTACCGTTTTCGATCTGAAAATCTATAAGTCTGCCGAGCTCATCGTAGTTGATAGAGCCGTCGGCAAACATAGGTGTGACGATTGCAACGCCGGCACCTGTGAAAATTGTCTTTTTCATTGGTATTCCTCCTTATCTGAAATGCATAAATTTTTGTGTGGGCTTCGCCCACGTTATGCCCATTCGGGCTGCCGCCTGACGGCAGCGTTTTTGTGATCGGATATACTATGGTCAATGATAGCTTTAAGATCCGTCCTGCGCAGCAGGACACATTCATTATGCATTATGCATTCTTAATTCTGCATTAATCAAAGTAGCCCTTAGCAGCAAGAAGCTCTGCGAGCAGAACTGCGCCGCCTGCTGCACCTCTTAATGTGTTGTGCGAGAGGCATACGAACTTATAGTCATACTGAGTATCTTCTCTGAGTCTGCCGATAGATACTGCCATGCCGCCCTCGAGGTTACGGTCAAGTCTTGCCTGAGGTCTGTCGTTCTCCTCGAAGTAATTTAAAAACTGCTTGGGAGCAGAGGGAAGCTGGAGCTCCTGGGGAACGCCTGCGAATTCCTTCCAGCACTGGAGTATCTCCTCCTTAGTGGGCTTCTTCTCGAAGCTGGCAAATACAGCAGCAGTATGGCCGTCGGAAACGGGAACTCTTAAGCACTGTGCAGTGATAGAAGGCTCTGTTGCGTCAACTATCTTATCGCCCTCGATATGACCCCAGATCTTCATAGGCTCCTGCTCGCTCTTTTCTTCCTCGCCGCCGATATAGGGGATAACGTTATCGAGTATCTCAGGCCATGTCTCGAAAGTTCTGCCGGCACCGGAGATCGCCTGATATGTGCAGGCAAGAGCCTTGGTTACCTTGAACTTGTTATGGAGAGGTGCAAGTGCAGGAACATAGCTCTGGAGCGAGCAGTTGGACTTGACTGCGATAAAGCCTCTCTTTGTGCCGAGGCGCTTTCTCTGAGCTGCGATGATCTCGATATGGTCGGGGTTTATCTCCGGGATGACCATAGGAACATCGTCTGTATGTCTGTGAGCGGAGTTATTGGAAACTATCGGGCACTCAGCCTTTGCATACTTTTCCTCTAAAGCTCTTATCTCGTCCTTCTTCATGTCAACAGCGCAGAAGCAGAAATCTACCATGGAAGCTATCTTCTCAACATCTTCCTCAGCGTTGAGTATCACCATATCAGCCATAGACTCAGGCATGGGGTCTTTGAGCTTCCACTTAGAGCCTGCTACCTCTTTATATGTCTTACCTGCCGATCTTGCAGATGCAGCAAGACAAACTACGTCAAACCACGGGTGCTTATCAAGAAGCAGAGAAAATCTCTGACCTACCATACCCGTTGCGCCGATGATACCCACCTTGTACTTTTTCATCTTAAAATCTCCTTTCGCCGCTGCACTTGACTTTACAGCTATAATATGCTATAATTGGTTTTTAGTGCAGAGGTCACATAAAAAAAATAAACCGACTGCGAATAGTCGGTCACCAAATGCATTTTTTGAAATGTCA from Ruminococcus sp. NK3A76 includes these protein-coding regions:
- a CDS encoding glycoside hydrolase family 130 protein, encoding MSVKIINGESIPNIPWQDKPEGCNDVVWRYDANPIIKRDHLKMSNSIFNSAVVTFNGKFAGVFRVDDKQRNMELHVGFSDDAIHWNISEERIVFEQADKSTEDVNSWGYGYDPRVCFIEDRYWVTWCNAYGWKPTIGVGYTYDFKTFYQCENAFLPFNRNGVLFPRKINGKYVMFSRPSDSGHTPFGDMYISQSPDMKYWGEHRHVMGPLKGWESKKIGAGPIPIETDEGWLCFYHGVLESCNGFVYSFSACILDKDEPWKVKYRCAEYLINPREMYETVGDVQNVTFPCATLCDADTGRIAIYYGCADTCVSLAFTTVDEVVAYVKSHSSV
- a CDS encoding ABC transporter ATP-binding protein, with the protein product MFQFKWLWENMKGSRRGYIIALCLSILCNALYITSPYFQSKLIDTFISNDNAIENLKNDRSYLYWLLAGMIGLTFIRTVFQYACNMYYETASQGMIYNIRTKLFRRIENQDIAFYDRFRTGDLMTRLTGDLDMVRHMVSWVIKGAVESIALFTASMVYFFTIDYATALCILAMTPLILIIRRKLSAFAGPAYREVREKSSQLNTAAQENISGNRVVKAFAREEFEKEKFRKRDEEYRKANIKAAKVWLKYQPFIDVLAGSLSVVLLLAGGYFMIQRHLTMGQYVAISGLLWAVSNPLRNLGAYINDFHRFVASAGKIIEIYYFAPMIVDREDADTPTERLKGDIEFKNVNFSIEGKRILKDISFTIKAGETVAVMGPTGCGKTSMINLIPRFYDTDSGEVLVDGRNVKLHRLHSLRKNISIATQDVLLYSDTIDSNIAFGDSSLDEEYVRKCAELSCASEFIERLPESYDTIVGERGVGLSGGQKQRISLARALAVRPSVLILDDTTSAVDMETEAAIQKALAEELDFECTKMIIAQRISSARNADKIIILDNGRIADIGTHDELIKREGYYKQIYDLQCGEQEGAVV
- a CDS encoding ABC transporter ATP-binding protein, whose protein sequence is MARNRYDIDEQLEAPFDFTHLKRSYRYIRKYKGKMILALVLSIFAAITGLIAPLITKHALDVTIPEKNVGELVLLALLVLIFNIVSVALGNIRSRIMTVVGQNIIFDIREDLFAHLQELPFTYYDDRPHGKILIRVINYVNSVSDMLSNGIINFIMEILNMVFILVFMLIVDVRLTLVALSGLPLFMLVMFAIKKHQRRAWQDVSNKSSNMNAYLQENITGARITQVFTREEENAQIYDNLNKKYRKSWMRAVKFSNLVWPATDNISTLVRAAMFVVGLLVLDPATVSLGTLSAMTGYASRFWQPIMSISNIINTFINNIAYLERIFETLDEPVTITDKEGATDIGVIEGNVSFDSVTFGYEEGIDVLKDISFDVKAGQSVALVGPTGAGKSTIVSLISRFYDIDKGRITIDGTDISEVTLKSLRSQMGIMLQDSFIFSDSILENIRYGRLDATDREIKEAAKAVCADSFIRTMSDGYETQVNERGSKLSGGEKQLISFARTLLSDPKILVLDEATSSIDAKTEVLVQKGLAELLKGRTSFIIAHRLSTIRNCDMIMFIDAQGIVEQGSHDELMARKGAYYELYTAQT
- a CDS encoding calcium/sodium antiporter, with the translated sequence MMYLLLIVGFVLLIKGADFFVDGASSVAGILKVPSVIVGLTIVSIGTSCPEAAVSISAGLSGNADISLGNVIGSNIFNLLMVIGICAIIKPVPSPKEILGRDMFWNIACSILMFVAMIGLKVARYEGIILLAGIVAYIIVLVRSALKSGQDDEELKIIPIWLSIIYIIGGAAAIMFGGDMVVDNASKIAENFGMSKTLVGLTIVAIGTSLPELVTSIVAAKKGNSGIAIGNAVGSSIFNILFILGIASTLSPIAVDKDLLIDAAILIAVSVMTFCFAKTGKSTSRIEGIIMVSCYCAYTAYIIARCYA
- a CDS encoding DUF4358 domain-containing protein codes for the protein MITHILKAVCVLCTAACAAAAFASCGDSSSSGSSGSSGSSSGSSHISHESGSTSDGQQEELTAKEYIDKVLENFPDHLFDTTTAKGDTAADGFDAYCKKLYLGTMPDDLSDGAISYATQGGNADEVSVLKAADPDKQSELTDILKQRLDMRHHDFEGYKPEELPKIEKAKIFEAGGYSILVIADNAEDIEKAFEETAGN
- a CDS encoding transglutaminase domain-containing protein, which codes for MKKALVFSVCLGLVISLSGCSKAESSEVSKEESSSSAAASQEDNVELLKRIDDQQKLIDEQSKKLDKAEEILNKMFAPEGTQSVFSEDFDINELSSLSGDVHPIYDDTAVVEAYKSGDDSKLTDDKDKFILKTAAKAIKDNIKDKMTDFEKEKAIYDYVFSQGRYDEGNLAAIPHTADYSHTPYGVLHDHTAICVGNATTFKLFMDMLGIDCKIIHSTETGEHAWNMVKLDDEWYHVDITFDGGSAKPAYSQFNVTDETKEQAGYPWSRDEFPEAKSVKYNFAVMNAKKVDSFYDTAALFQKAIKDKKQFCYFKLKLTDTEKKTEGVAYYYNSIMSEIGYQIGGGVCDCNAIQGFVNDGYYYGGISIVYAGEYQADLEDEGQRYDFSSIQLDYGKLYDSYLNTFGVSIDTSLFSTEYNG
- the dapB gene encoding 4-hydroxy-tetrahydrodipicolinate reductase, whose protein sequence is MTNVVISGACGKMGRVIADICANRDDIKVIAGVDVAGEQYADFPIVDTYTKLAEKPDVIIDFSNPAALDSLLDYCKAFSVPVVIATTGYSKEQIAQINEAAAVIPVFFTFNLSLGINLLAQLAKKAVSVLGEQFDIEIIEKHHNQKIDAPSGTAIMLANAINEEANDRYELVYDRHSVRAKRKPQEIGMHAVRGGTIVGEHEILFAGRDEVISLKHEAHSKSVFAAGSVNAAVFLAGRKAGMYDMGDMLSES